A window from Luteibacter flocculans encodes these proteins:
- a CDS encoding GGDEF domain-containing protein: MKAAWHALAGVLPESRLLASVAEFTHHRDIDALDHSMVLSLAELVAVNSVTLCKCGEDPSHPVDSIVVCSRKPGPEGGFVVEAVDPDRDGDAIDTIVCALETSEAISDVTEHGVNRLVIPIQREHAAIGALMLEAEEPLDEVRSMVEGFARIYGNYIALLNESERDKLTGLYNRRSFEQRLQRLLKLHRQRSRPAPGRAEQRHAPETQAQLFLAILDIDHFKRINDTYGHVYGDEVILMLAQQMRASFRQGDVLFRFGGEEFVILLAAPDESAARAVLDRFRQLVAEHAFPQVDHVTVSIGYARISENDYPEIVLDRADKALYFAKQNGRNSVHGYEALSARGELAPVALGSIDLF; encoded by the coding sequence ATGAAAGCCGCCTGGCACGCTCTTGCCGGCGTCCTGCCCGAGTCGCGCCTGCTCGCGTCCGTGGCGGAATTCACCCACCACCGCGATATCGACGCGTTGGACCACAGCATGGTGCTGTCGCTGGCCGAGTTGGTGGCCGTCAACAGCGTCACCCTGTGCAAGTGCGGAGAAGACCCCTCGCATCCGGTGGACTCCATTGTCGTCTGCTCGCGCAAGCCCGGTCCCGAGGGCGGCTTCGTCGTGGAGGCCGTCGATCCCGACCGCGACGGCGATGCGATCGACACCATCGTCTGCGCACTGGAAACCTCCGAGGCGATCAGTGACGTCACGGAGCACGGCGTCAATCGCCTGGTGATTCCGATCCAACGCGAGCACGCAGCCATCGGCGCCCTGATGCTCGAGGCCGAGGAACCGCTCGACGAAGTGCGCTCGATGGTCGAAGGTTTCGCGCGCATCTATGGCAACTACATCGCCCTGCTCAACGAAAGCGAGCGCGACAAGCTCACCGGCCTGTACAACCGCCGGAGTTTCGAACAGCGACTGCAGCGGCTGCTCAAGCTGCACCGCCAGCGCAGCCGGCCCGCCCCGGGACGCGCCGAACAGCGGCATGCCCCCGAGACCCAGGCGCAGCTGTTTCTCGCCATTCTCGACATCGACCATTTCAAGCGGATCAACGACACCTACGGCCATGTCTACGGCGACGAGGTGATCCTGATGCTCGCCCAGCAGATGCGCGCGAGCTTCCGCCAGGGCGACGTACTGTTCCGCTTTGGCGGCGAGGAGTTCGTGATCCTGCTGGCGGCGCCGGACGAAAGTGCGGCGAGGGCCGTGCTGGATCGCTTCCGCCAGCTCGTCGCGGAACACGCGTTCCCGCAGGTAGACCACGTGACCGTCAGCATCGGCTATGCGAGGATCAGCGAGAACGACTATCCCGAGATCGTGCTCGATCGCGCGGACAAGGCGCTCTACTTCGCCAAGCAGAACGGCCGCAACAGCGTGCACGGATACGAAGCGCTTTCTGCGCGTGGCGAACTCGCCCCAGTCGCCCTGGGCAGCATCGACCTGTTCTAG
- a CDS encoding CorA family divalent cation transporter: protein MLIIHEHGKPHPTQWTPGMGKPDAPLWIDLLDPTEDERRCAGESTGLRVPERSDLTSLALSSRIRTDDDAMYLSIPYFADTTRAHQPTPVGIVVTNHILLTLRFADSPAFQLANDSCAEHRWESSADALATLIEAVVNVAAKRMEDVSADLKKLSDRIFTPERLGTPALRNCMLEVGRLEGEQARNRSSMLGVQRIVSFLRAKQPDWMSDDVAVRLRVVEHDLRTLDEFDDQLTNKLQFLLDASLGFISTDQNHVMKVLTVTSVATIPPVILAGIWGMNFKDMPELTWPHGYAIALAAILISIVLPVLFFKWRGWLDGD from the coding sequence GTGCTGATCATCCACGAACACGGTAAGCCCCACCCGACCCAATGGACACCGGGCATGGGCAAGCCGGATGCCCCCCTCTGGATCGACCTGCTGGACCCCACCGAAGACGAACGCCGCTGTGCTGGTGAGAGCACCGGCCTGCGCGTGCCAGAGCGCAGCGACCTGACGAGCCTGGCGCTGTCGAGCCGCATCCGCACCGACGACGACGCGATGTATCTCTCGATTCCCTACTTCGCCGACACGACCCGCGCCCACCAACCGACGCCGGTCGGCATCGTGGTGACGAACCACATACTGCTGACCTTGCGCTTTGCGGATTCGCCCGCCTTCCAACTCGCCAACGACAGTTGCGCCGAACATCGCTGGGAATCCAGCGCCGATGCGCTCGCCACGTTGATCGAAGCGGTCGTGAATGTCGCCGCGAAGCGCATGGAAGACGTCTCGGCCGACCTCAAGAAGCTGTCGGATCGCATCTTTACGCCCGAACGCCTCGGCACGCCGGCCCTGCGCAACTGCATGCTCGAAGTGGGGCGGCTCGAAGGCGAGCAGGCGCGCAATCGCTCGTCGATGCTCGGCGTGCAGCGGATCGTGTCCTTCCTTCGCGCCAAGCAGCCGGACTGGATGTCCGATGACGTCGCCGTGCGCCTGCGCGTGGTGGAGCACGATCTGCGCACGTTGGACGAGTTCGACGACCAGCTCACCAACAAGCTGCAGTTCCTGCTCGACGCAAGCCTTGGCTTCATCAGCACGGACCAGAACCATGTCATGAAGGTGCTGACGGTGACGTCGGTCGCGACGATCCCCCCGGTGATCCTCGCCGGCATCTGGGGCATGAATTTCAAGGACATGCCCGAACTGACCTGGCCGCACGGTTACGCCATCGCACTCGCCGCCATCCTGATCAGCATCGTGTTGCCGGTGCTGTTCTTCAAATGGAGGGGCTGGCTCGATGGCGACTGA
- a CDS encoding GNAT family N-acetyltransferase yields MSDNAKPLDIVHDSKNEVFQVVVDGHTCELAYQLRGNVMTITHTGVPSPVGGRGIANLLTRFAVQAAEAQGWKIVPACSYAKVWFERNPEYGRLLA; encoded by the coding sequence ATGAGCGACAACGCCAAGCCGCTGGACATCGTCCACGACAGCAAGAACGAAGTTTTCCAGGTCGTCGTGGACGGCCACACCTGCGAGCTGGCCTACCAGCTTCGCGGCAACGTGATGACGATCACCCATACCGGCGTGCCGTCGCCCGTCGGCGGTCGCGGCATTGCGAACCTGCTCACTCGCTTCGCCGTGCAGGCTGCCGAGGCCCAGGGCTGGAAGATCGTGCCGGCGTGTTCGTATGCGAAGGTCTGGTTCGAGCGCAACCCGGAATACGGTCGTCTGCTGGCCTGA
- a CDS encoding S9 family peptidase: MRTKWIAAAVALACAGAAHADTSKSADDPRIAAILDALGKVRTIESVSLSPDARHLAWTVKTAGKTVLEVADADGRNAHRVTATKGCSETSALWAPDSRHLAFLSDCAGKTTGVDEGKQDDVNVVDITTKAAPRRITHLKGYVDGLAWRPDGKALGFLYVPNATRRASATAAAKPQLGEIGVEGIEVQQLATVGIEGGEVRTLTPAGLHVYEFSFSSDGGRIAYVAAEPPGDNNWWVAKLYVQAVTPGAKPTTVVDTATLPGPLKDLQVAVPRFSPDGSRIAFIGGLMSDQGSTGGDIWTVPAAGGAAPVDVTPGITTTPAWLDWAASDRLIVGEHAAGASRVSSYALPANGPATAQILFEVPMTIGDGRLSMSLSLSGDAAKAAFVASSFDKAAEVTLADLDGKTSPKAVTTFNAALKPSWGKAESIAWKNEGHDVQGWLLYPANYDPAKRYGMIVSIHGGPAAAVTPRWPGVGYGGAPLSALGYFVFMPNPRGSYGQGEAFVQANRKDFGYGDLRDVLAGVDAIEKTHPVDDQRLGLTGWSYGGFMTMFGVTQTTRFRAAVAGAGISNWQSYYGQNLIDQWMKPYFGASGYDDPGVYAKSSAISFIKQVKTPTLIVVGERDAETPAPQSFEFWHALRAQGVPTSLVVYPGEGHGFARDASRRDVLARALAWFDRYLGAPGH; this comes from the coding sequence ATGCGTACGAAGTGGATCGCCGCTGCCGTCGCGCTCGCCTGCGCGGGCGCTGCCCATGCCGACACCTCGAAGTCGGCGGACGATCCGCGCATCGCCGCGATCCTCGATGCGCTCGGCAAGGTTCGCACCATCGAATCGGTATCGCTGTCGCCCGATGCGCGGCATCTTGCCTGGACGGTGAAGACCGCCGGCAAGACCGTGCTCGAGGTCGCCGATGCCGATGGCCGCAACGCCCATCGGGTCACGGCGACGAAGGGATGCAGCGAGACGTCGGCCCTGTGGGCACCCGATTCCCGGCACCTGGCTTTCCTTTCCGACTGCGCGGGCAAGACGACCGGCGTGGACGAGGGCAAGCAGGACGACGTCAACGTGGTGGACATCACCACGAAGGCCGCGCCGAGACGGATCACGCACCTCAAGGGCTACGTGGACGGACTGGCGTGGCGGCCCGATGGCAAGGCACTCGGGTTTCTCTATGTGCCCAACGCCACGCGTCGCGCGAGCGCGACGGCAGCGGCCAAGCCGCAGCTTGGCGAGATCGGCGTCGAGGGCATCGAGGTGCAGCAGCTCGCCACGGTAGGGATCGAAGGCGGCGAAGTGCGAACGCTGACGCCGGCCGGGCTACACGTCTACGAATTCAGCTTCTCCAGCGACGGCGGACGCATCGCCTATGTGGCGGCCGAGCCGCCGGGCGACAACAACTGGTGGGTGGCAAAGCTCTACGTGCAGGCTGTCACCCCGGGCGCCAAGCCCACGACCGTCGTCGACACCGCGACGCTGCCGGGTCCGCTGAAGGATCTGCAGGTCGCGGTGCCGCGCTTCTCGCCGGACGGCTCGCGGATCGCCTTCATCGGCGGCCTCATGAGCGACCAGGGATCGACGGGCGGCGATATCTGGACCGTTCCCGCGGCGGGCGGTGCCGCCCCAGTGGACGTCACGCCCGGCATCACGACCACGCCGGCATGGCTGGACTGGGCCGCATCGGATCGTCTCATCGTCGGCGAACACGCCGCGGGCGCGAGTCGCGTGTCGAGCTATGCATTGCCCGCGAACGGTCCGGCCACGGCGCAGATCCTGTTCGAGGTGCCGATGACGATCGGCGACGGTCGCCTGTCGATGTCGCTCTCCCTCAGCGGCGACGCCGCCAAGGCGGCCTTCGTGGCGAGTTCGTTCGATAAGGCCGCGGAGGTGACGCTGGCCGACCTGGACGGCAAGACCTCGCCGAAGGCCGTCACCACCTTCAATGCCGCGCTGAAGCCCTCCTGGGGCAAGGCCGAATCCATTGCCTGGAAGAACGAAGGCCACGACGTCCAGGGCTGGCTGCTCTACCCGGCGAACTACGACCCGGCCAAGCGCTACGGCATGATCGTCTCGATCCATGGTGGTCCTGCCGCGGCGGTTACGCCGCGCTGGCCCGGCGTGGGCTACGGCGGCGCCCCGCTTTCGGCACTGGGCTATTTCGTCTTCATGCCCAACCCGCGCGGCAGCTACGGGCAGGGCGAGGCCTTCGTTCAGGCCAACCGCAAGGACTTCGGCTACGGCGACCTCCGCGACGTTCTGGCGGGCGTGGACGCCATCGAGAAGACCCATCCCGTGGACGATCAGCGTCTCGGCCTGACCGGCTGGAGCTACGGCGGCTTCATGACGATGTTCGGCGTGACCCAGACCACGCGATTCCGTGCAGCGGTGGCCGGCGCGGGTATCTCGAACTGGCAGAGCTACTACGGCCAGAACCTGATCGACCAGTGGATGAAGCCGTACTTCGGCGCCTCGGGCTATGACGACCCCGGCGTCTACGCCAAGAGCTCCGCGATCTCGTTCATCAAGCAGGTGAAGACGCCCACCCTGATCGTGGTCGGCGAGCGCGACGCCGAGACGCCAGCTCCGCAGTCGTTCGAATTCTGGCACGCGCTGCGGGCCCAGGGCGTGCCGACTTCCTTGGTGGTCTACCCCGGGGAAGGGCACGGATTCGCCCGCGACGCCAGCCGGCGTGATGTCCTGGCGCGGGCACTGGCCTGGTTCGACCGCTACCTCGGCGCACCGGGCCACTGA
- a CDS encoding putative bifunctional diguanylate cyclase/phosphodiesterase: MLTHRDVESGMHWAVSNCARWSVFGPGGMPGCARFGTVGASLGWMVALAVVCSLAAVVIAWLIGQRRRLHAKLEDPREQASRALAFHAYHDTLTGLPNRAYLMRELEEALASSRDEPLAVMFIDLDGFKSINDTLGHEAGDTFLRAVATSLRSSVRARDTVSRFGGDEFVVVVQAYGGMENLVRVCRKVLDLVSKPVNVNGQFVAVSPSIGVAVAPQDGNVAAALLRNADAAMYAVKETGKADFRFYEEGMLEQARERLALTVELREALQAGELTVEYQPKRNLRDGTLAGVEALARWPHPVRGDVPPSVFVAIAERSGLIHALGEYVLRSVLGQVRAWDAAGTVVEYVAINLSMHELTRPAFVDTLHRAVRSFGVDPTRIRFELTESSAMRQPEETLRQLVKLRSHGFDLLIDDFGAGYWNLSHLRELPVGTIKIDQSFVRGSSSNLADREITEAIVGLAKKLNMRTIAEGVETEAQAEWLRDMGCDIGQGFFFARPMSADAFSRYVDPTMAYAG; encoded by the coding sequence GTGCTGACACATCGTGACGTCGAGAGCGGCATGCATTGGGCCGTATCGAATTGCGCACGCTGGTCCGTTTTCGGGCCGGGCGGTATGCCGGGCTGCGCGCGCTTCGGCACCGTCGGCGCCAGCCTCGGGTGGATGGTGGCCCTGGCGGTGGTGTGTTCGCTCGCGGCGGTGGTCATTGCCTGGCTGATCGGCCAGCGGCGGCGGCTGCACGCAAAGCTCGAAGACCCGCGTGAACAGGCCAGCCGCGCGCTGGCCTTCCACGCCTATCACGACACCCTGACCGGTTTGCCGAACCGCGCGTACCTCATGCGTGAGCTGGAAGAAGCGCTTGCCTCGTCCCGCGACGAGCCGCTGGCGGTCATGTTCATCGACCTGGACGGCTTCAAGTCCATCAACGACACGTTGGGCCACGAGGCAGGCGATACCTTCCTGCGCGCCGTGGCCACCTCGCTCCGCAGCAGCGTGCGCGCGCGTGACACGGTGTCGCGCTTCGGCGGCGACGAGTTCGTAGTGGTGGTCCAGGCCTACGGCGGCATGGAGAACCTCGTGCGGGTCTGCCGCAAGGTGCTCGATCTGGTGTCCAAGCCGGTGAACGTGAACGGCCAGTTTGTCGCGGTCAGCCCCAGCATCGGCGTGGCCGTGGCGCCGCAGGACGGCAACGTCGCCGCAGCGCTGCTGCGCAATGCCGATGCCGCCATGTATGCGGTCAAGGAAACCGGCAAGGCCGACTTCCGCTTCTATGAGGAAGGCATGCTGGAGCAGGCGCGCGAGCGCCTGGCCCTCACCGTGGAGTTGCGCGAGGCGCTCCAGGCCGGGGAGCTGACCGTGGAATATCAGCCCAAACGGAACCTGCGCGACGGCACCCTGGCCGGTGTGGAGGCGCTGGCTCGCTGGCCGCATCCGGTCCGCGGCGACGTGCCGCCGTCCGTCTTCGTGGCGATCGCCGAACGCTCCGGTTTGATCCATGCGCTAGGCGAGTACGTATTGCGCTCGGTACTCGGGCAGGTGCGCGCCTGGGACGCTGCGGGCACGGTCGTGGAATACGTGGCCATCAACCTGTCGATGCACGAGCTCACCCGCCCGGCATTCGTCGACACCCTGCATCGCGCCGTGCGTTCGTTCGGCGTGGACCCCACGCGCATCCGCTTCGAGCTGACCGAGTCCTCCGCCATGCGCCAGCCGGAGGAAACATTGCGCCAGCTTGTGAAGCTGCGCTCGCATGGGTTCGATCTCCTGATCGACGACTTCGGTGCCGGCTACTGGAACCTGAGCCACCTGCGTGAGCTGCCCGTCGGCACGATCAAGATCGACCAGTCGTTCGTGCGCGGCAGCTCGTCCAATCTTGCCGATCGCGAGATCACGGAAGCGATCGTCGGGCTCGCCAAGAAGCTCAACATGCGCACGATCGCCGAAGGCGTGGAAACCGAGGCCCAGGCGGAATGGTTGCGCGATATGGGCTGCGACATCGGGCAGGGCTTTTTCTTCGCGCGCCCGATGAGTGCCGACGCATTCAGTCGATACGTCGATCCGACGATGGCCTATGCAGGCTGA
- a CDS encoding ligand-binding sensor domain-containing protein has translation MQADRPSRPARFPRFRAWWWVLAGWFLCLGTLPASAQMAPSGAVDPWAVYESAWFDTVSVADGLPHSTTTAIVQDKRGLIWIGTFGGLVRYDGYRMQVFGQEPDSYAGAVLPDSYVRAIAPLDDGGLLIGTNAGGLVRFDPGTMRFHVYPIGPGGSSSGKIFSIARAREPGVFWIATEGGVDRLDLASGRITHAAPRAGDATDMLLRTFVVMEDKAGNLWAGADNGLFVRRPGGHFERMRSAEPAVDEILHDQVWALLQDSRGRIWIGTGQSGVIYLDAESKGHLVPGFSGKNGLARRRTVRALHETPQGVLWAATDGAGVVTYDFSTGRLRPLAHDAAMPSSLPGDITRDIFQDTAGNIWVATELGAAHYDPHGRKVFSVLPSPLETHTLSNANVHAVFVDPRGRVWLGLGMGRIDVLDLSKGTMHHLQLGGEQAERDVQAFVVAPDGSIWAGAQGISRIDPDTFELKSSMIPSLDGRLILSMQRDGDDILIGGYDGLFRYDTRRGTLNQMRHDDADPKSLVGDQVRYIVRMPDAWWYATISGISISYDGERGFVNLRHDPADPSSLPQDYTGSMAFDSHHRLWLGTFGGIAYLDDFKPRGPFHFGVIGAREGLSNTKINALLIDHDDRIWASMANGVAMVDAASHRVADLGIRDGLRIPSYIHRAAAEAPGGELMFGGLGGLTVIRPYWVAPVTAPVRLAVTQVSVNEKPLPLRQMPAEGEAVSIAGDGRNLRVDFALLDFRAPLETHYAYRIDELDRGWNEVARGIPPSAIYTNLPSGTYTLRLRATTRGLDGRTVETSLRVEVTPRWYESPWTLLGGIVLGVVAFFGLVYLRTLYLRRRAELLQAQVDARTRDLKAANERLDHLAGTDELTGSLNRRRFLEQAERVRQGAASDGIPFSVVLIDIDDFKVVNDTFGHLAGDTVIRETMRVISSMCRADDLAGRFGGEEFILCLPGALAEHALDITERVRHALGDMVIAHGDYRIRITVSAGVAMWRAPESLNSLLGRADEALYQAKNEGRNRSRIAGL, from the coding sequence ATGCAGGCTGACCGCCCGTCGCGGCCCGCTCGTTTCCCGCGTTTCCGAGCATGGTGGTGGGTTCTCGCGGGATGGTTCCTCTGCCTGGGTACGTTGCCTGCCAGCGCGCAGATGGCTCCCAGCGGTGCCGTCGATCCCTGGGCGGTGTACGAATCGGCATGGTTCGATACCGTCAGCGTCGCCGACGGCCTGCCGCATTCGACCACCACCGCCATCGTGCAGGACAAGCGCGGACTGATCTGGATCGGCACCTTCGGCGGCCTGGTGCGCTACGACGGCTACCGCATGCAGGTGTTCGGGCAGGAGCCGGACTCCTACGCCGGCGCCGTGCTGCCCGACTCCTACGTGCGCGCGATCGCACCGCTGGACGATGGCGGCCTGCTGATCGGGACCAACGCCGGCGGCCTGGTCCGTTTCGATCCGGGCACGATGCGCTTCCATGTCTATCCGATCGGCCCGGGCGGTTCGTCGAGCGGCAAGATCTTCTCGATCGCGCGAGCGCGCGAACCCGGCGTGTTCTGGATCGCCACCGAAGGAGGCGTCGATCGCCTCGACCTGGCCAGTGGCCGGATCACCCATGCCGCGCCGCGCGCAGGCGACGCGACGGACATGCTGCTGCGCACCTTCGTGGTCATGGAAGACAAGGCGGGCAACCTCTGGGCCGGCGCCGACAACGGGTTGTTCGTGCGCCGTCCCGGCGGCCATTTCGAGCGCATGCGATCGGCCGAGCCGGCCGTGGACGAAATCCTCCACGACCAGGTCTGGGCCCTTTTGCAGGACAGCCGCGGACGGATCTGGATCGGCACGGGCCAGTCCGGCGTGATCTATCTGGATGCGGAGAGCAAGGGACACCTGGTTCCGGGGTTCTCCGGCAAGAACGGCCTGGCACGTCGGCGCACGGTGCGTGCGCTGCACGAAACGCCGCAGGGCGTGCTCTGGGCGGCCACCGATGGCGCGGGCGTCGTCACCTACGACTTCTCCACCGGCCGCCTGCGCCCGCTGGCCCACGATGCGGCCATGCCGTCCTCCTTGCCGGGCGACATCACCCGCGACATCTTCCAGGACACGGCAGGGAACATCTGGGTCGCGACGGAGCTGGGCGCAGCGCATTACGACCCACACGGGCGCAAGGTGTTCTCGGTACTGCCGTCGCCGTTGGAGACGCACACGCTGTCGAATGCCAATGTGCATGCAGTATTCGTCGATCCGCGCGGACGTGTCTGGCTCGGCCTGGGCATGGGCCGGATCGATGTGCTCGATCTGTCCAAGGGCACCATGCACCACCTGCAGTTGGGCGGCGAGCAGGCCGAGCGTGACGTGCAGGCCTTCGTGGTGGCGCCGGACGGCTCGATCTGGGCCGGCGCGCAAGGCATCTCGCGGATCGATCCGGACACCTTCGAACTGAAGAGTTCGATGATTCCGAGCCTGGATGGCCGCTTGATCCTGTCCATGCAGCGCGACGGCGACGACATTCTGATCGGTGGCTACGATGGTCTGTTCCGCTATGACACCCGGCGCGGCACGCTGAACCAGATGCGTCACGACGACGCCGATCCCAAAAGCCTGGTCGGCGACCAGGTGCGCTATATCGTGCGCATGCCCGACGCGTGGTGGTACGCCACCATCAGCGGTATCAGCATTTCCTACGATGGCGAACGCGGCTTCGTGAACCTGCGTCACGATCCCGCCGATCCGAGCAGCCTGCCGCAGGACTACACCGGATCGATGGCGTTCGATTCGCACCACCGGCTCTGGCTCGGCACGTTTGGCGGTATCGCGTATCTCGACGACTTCAAGCCGCGTGGCCCCTTCCATTTCGGCGTCATCGGCGCGCGCGAGGGGCTGTCGAACACGAAGATCAACGCGTTGCTCATAGATCACGACGACCGCATCTGGGCGTCGATGGCCAATGGCGTGGCCATGGTCGATGCAGCGAGTCATCGCGTAGCGGATCTCGGCATCCGCGATGGCCTGCGCATCCCCAGCTACATCCACCGCGCCGCCGCCGAGGCGCCAGGCGGCGAACTCATGTTCGGCGGCCTGGGTGGGCTGACCGTCATCCGGCCTTACTGGGTGGCGCCGGTGACCGCGCCCGTGCGTCTTGCCGTCACCCAGGTGTCGGTCAACGAGAAGCCTCTGCCGCTGCGCCAGATGCCGGCGGAAGGCGAGGCGGTATCCATCGCGGGCGACGGACGTAACCTGCGCGTGGACTTCGCCCTGCTGGATTTTCGCGCCCCGCTGGAAACTCACTACGCGTATCGCATCGACGAACTGGACCGCGGCTGGAACGAGGTCGCGCGAGGCATTCCTCCCAGTGCCATCTACACGAACCTGCCCAGCGGCACGTATACGCTGCGCCTGCGCGCGACCACGCGCGGACTGGATGGCCGTACTGTCGAGACCTCGTTGCGCGTGGAGGTCACGCCGCGCTGGTACGAAAGCCCGTGGACGCTGCTCGGCGGCATCGTGCTTGGCGTGGTCGCTTTCTTCGGCCTGGTCTATCTGCGCACGCTCTACCTGCGTCGGCGTGCGGAGTTGCTGCAGGCACAGGTCGATGCACGTACGCGCGACCTGAAAGCCGCCAACGAGCGCCTCGATCATCTCGCCGGTACCGACGAACTCACCGGATCGCTCAACCGGCGCCGCTTCCTCGAACAAGCCGAACGCGTACGCCAGGGTGCCGCCAGCGACGGCATTCCGTTCAGTGTGGTGCTGATCGACATCGACGACTTCAAGGTAGTCAACGATACCTTCGGGCATCTGGCCGGCGACACGGTCATCCGCGAGACGATGCGGGTGATTTCCTCGATGTGTCGCGCCGATGACCTGGCAGGCCGTTTCGGCGGCGAGGAGTTCATCCTCTGCCTGCCCGGCGCGCTGGCAGAGCACGCCCTGGACATCACCGAGCGAGTGCGTCACGCGCTCGGTGACATGGTGATCGCCCACGGCGACTACCGCATCCGCATCACCGTCAGTGCGGGCGTGGCGATGTGGCGCGCGCCCGAATCGCTAAATTCGCTGCTGGGCCGCGCCGACGAAGCGCTGTACCAGGCGAAGAACGAAGGCCGCAATCGCAGCCGTATCGCGGGGCTATAA
- a CDS encoding YajQ family cyclic di-GMP-binding protein: MPSFDIVSEVDTHELTNAVDQANREVSTRFDLRGTSAKFELEENVITQKADNDFQLKQMLDILRGRLSARGIDVRATEEGKVETNLAEARQKITIKQGIEQPVAKKIVAKIKEAKLKVEAQINGEKVRVTGKKRDDLQAAMAMLRKADIDVPLQFENFRD; this comes from the coding sequence ATGCCCTCCTTCGACATCGTCTCGGAAGTCGACACCCACGAACTGACCAACGCAGTCGATCAGGCCAATCGCGAGGTCTCCACCCGCTTCGACCTGCGCGGCACGTCCGCGAAGTTCGAGCTGGAGGAAAACGTCATCACGCAGAAGGCCGACAACGACTTCCAATTGAAGCAGATGCTCGACATCCTGCGTGGTCGCCTCTCCGCCCGCGGCATCGACGTGCGCGCCACCGAAGAAGGCAAGGTCGAAACCAACCTCGCCGAGGCCAGGCAAAAGATCACCATCAAGCAGGGCATCGAGCAGCCCGTGGCGAAGAAGATCGTCGCCAAGATCAAGGAAGCCAAGCTGAAGGTGGAAGCGCAGATCAATGGCGAAAAGGTCCGCGTGACCGGCAAGAAGCGTGACGACCTCCAGGCCGCCATGGCGATGCTGCGCAAGGCCGACATCGACGTCCCGCTGCAGTTCGAGAACTTCCGCGACTAA
- a CDS encoding NAD(P)/FAD-dependent oxidoreductase has product MEYDVLVVGAGAAGLMTAIVAGGRGRRVLVVDHANRPGKKILMSGGGRCNFTNTGTTPGHFISANPHFCKSALARYTPWDFIAMVDRHRIAWHEKSPGQLFCDDSSKQIVRMLLDECAAAGVRVETSCPLSNVRATTDGFVGETPLGHVRAASLVVATGGLSIPSLGASGFGYALAEQFGHSILPLRAGLVPLTLSGKHQERYDGLAGVALPVEARVPGASFHDAMLFTHRGLSGPAILQVSSYWEAGADLRLDLLPGLDAAQALREGRVERPGVELKTLLSSLLPRRFAERLCEVWLPNRPMRQYRDAELNAIGAQLADWPVVASGTEGYRTAEVTLGGVDTDEVSSTTMMSRRQPNLYFVGEVLDVTGHLGGYNFQWAWASGHAAGLAV; this is encoded by the coding sequence ATGGAATACGACGTCCTCGTCGTCGGGGCCGGTGCCGCAGGTCTCATGACAGCCATCGTGGCCGGGGGCCGCGGGCGCCGCGTTCTCGTCGTGGATCACGCCAATCGGCCCGGGAAGAAGATCCTGATGTCCGGCGGCGGCCGCTGCAACTTCACCAACACCGGCACGACGCCGGGGCATTTCATCTCCGCCAACCCGCATTTCTGCAAGTCGGCGCTGGCGCGCTACACGCCGTGGGATTTCATCGCCATGGTGGATCGGCACCGCATCGCGTGGCATGAAAAGTCGCCCGGCCAGCTCTTTTGCGACGACTCCTCCAAGCAGATCGTGCGCATGTTGCTTGACGAATGCGCCGCGGCGGGCGTCCGGGTGGAAACCAGCTGTCCTCTCTCGAACGTACGCGCCACCACGGACGGTTTCGTCGGCGAAACGCCTTTGGGGCACGTGCGAGCCGCATCGCTCGTGGTGGCGACGGGCGGATTGTCCATTCCCAGCCTCGGCGCCTCCGGATTCGGGTACGCGCTCGCGGAACAGTTCGGTCACAGCATTCTGCCGCTGCGCGCGGGTTTGGTTCCGCTGACGCTGAGTGGCAAGCACCAGGAACGCTACGACGGTCTTGCCGGGGTGGCCTTGCCGGTCGAAGCGCGTGTGCCGGGAGCGAGCTTTCACGACGCCATGCTTTTCACTCACCGTGGCTTGAGCGGTCCTGCGATCCTGCAGGTGTCGTCGTACTGGGAAGCGGGCGCCGATTTGCGTCTGGATCTTCTGCCCGGACTGGACGCGGCGCAGGCCCTGCGCGAGGGCCGTGTCGAACGTCCTGGCGTGGAACTGAAGACCCTGCTGTCGAGCCTGTTGCCGCGGCGCTTCGCGGAGCGCCTCTGCGAGGTCTGGTTGCCCAACCGGCCGATGCGCCAGTATCGTGACGCCGAATTGAACGCCATCGGCGCACAGTTGGCCGACTGGCCGGTGGTGGCGAGTGGTACGGAAGGCTATCGCACGGCCGAGGTCACACTGGGCGGCGTGGATACCGACGAGGTCTCGTCCACCACGATGATGTCCCGGCGCCAACCGAATCTTTACTTCGTCGGCGAAGTGCTTGACGTCACCGGCCACCTCGGTGGCTACAACTTCCAATGGGCCTGGGCCTCCGGCCATGCCGCCGGCCTGGCCGTCTGA